GTAAATAGAGGGGCTTTTGATATATCTGACATCCTCAACTCGTTTTATTCTAATTTAGCGTCTAAGAGTGGAAAATTACTTGATCTTGGTTGTGGTGCTGGAGAGCCTGTTGCCAGCTATTTTATAGATAATGACTGGCAAGTTACAGGTGTCGATTTTTCTGAACGTATGCTCGAGTTAGCTTCAAAGTATGCGCCTAAAATGAAGGCTGTTAGAAGTGATATCAGTGATGTAAAATTTAAGTCAAATGAGTTTGATGCAGTAACAGCAACGTATAGCCTTTTTCACATTCCATCTGAACTTCATGTCGATCTTTTTTCCGAAATATTTAAGTGGTTAAAACCCAAAGGAAAACTTCTATTTACTTATGCAACGAAGGAAGCTACTGGGGTTGAAGAGTTTAGCGGTTATATCAAATTCATGGATACTGAGTTTTATTACAGCCACAAGAAACCCGCTGAGTTATTTTGTGATTTACAACGTATCGGATTTACAATTGAGGCTCAGGAATATCATACAATCTGCAATGAAACACTCTTGTGGATTACGGCGCAAAAACCTGATAATAAGTAAAAAACAGTTAGGTTTCCAACTACCTAGGGGAATTCTGCTTAACGTTATCGTACTAAGCCTATATCAAAAAACAGGCAGTATCATTCACTGCCTGTTAGTTTTTAAGTCTGATATATTGAGCTCTAATTTACAAAATAAGTAAACATATTATGAGTTAAGAAGCACTCTAACTCACTTTTGGAAGAGATGTGTTAGGCTCTCCATTTGTAAACGCACTCGCTTTGTAAATACCTTAGGCGTTATTTTGGCTATTTTTTTACATTCTCGCGTCATATGTGATTGATCGCTAAAACCATGGCTTAGAGCCAAATCGGCAAGGCCACTATCAGGGATTTCACGAAGTACATTTATCACAGATTTCACGCGTAAAATACGTTGATAGTGCTTAGGCGTTAACCCTAACCATTTTTGGAACTGACGTTCAATCTGGCGCTGACTAATCGTAATATCATTGCAAAATTGTGTAGGTGTTTGAGACTGTTCTATAGCTTTAAGTGCGTGGGCTAATTCAATAGGAATAGGACATGACAAATCTAACCTATCGATCAACCAGCGATATAATGTTGTGATACATGCGAAGTGACCATGGTTCGATGCAAGAGATTCTCTTAAATCTTGTAGCGCTAATGTCATTTTGTTATCAGTAGTTACTATTTTCGGTTCGTCGTAACGCTTCCCAAGTACACCAGCCCCGATTGCAGGATGAAAACGCATCCCGACCAATTTAGATCTCGGTGGAAGAGAAATTTTCTGGGCAAACTTACTGACAGGTAATACTATCACCCCCGTAGGGAAAATATTATCTCCAAGTTTAATCGTAGATCCAAGATTAAATATTATACCACTGCATGCATCACCATGTAACCAATGGTCGCAGGCTTCAGGTCCATGAACTGACGCAGACCATATCCCTTGAATGTAAGGCGACAGCAGCCCTTTAGGCTGAATTAATTTGAATTCTAGCGATGATTTCAAATCTTAAAAGCTCCTTTTAGCTTGAAAAACCGACTTCTGGTTTAAAAGCTTTAGCAATACGATTCCAGCTGTTTATGGCATTGACAGCCAAGGTCAAATCAACTAGACCTTGCTCACCAAATATATCTAAAGTTCTTTGATACAGTTGGTCTGATACCGGCTGTCCTGATGTGATACATTCAGCCCAATGTAAAGCGCTCTGTTCAGATTCAGTATACAAGAGTGTATCTTGCCAAGCTGATAATCCAATGAGACGTTCAGCAGACTCACCTTGCTTTAATGCATCTTTACTGTGCATATCGATGCAAAATGCACACTGGTTAATCTGAGATACACGCAGTTTAACAAGTTCCCATATTGCAATCGACAAGGTTGATGACAGACTAAATTGTTGCTGGAGACACCTTTCTTGTCTTAATAAAATAGTCATTAATTTTGGTGATACCGCATAATAATTAATTCTATAGTTCATAATAATACCTCTCTTAAAAATACAAGAATAAATAATATACGGTCTTATTTATTGAATATTTTCGACATCGCCGAAAAAGGTGATGTTGTGGCTAAGTAATATTGTTAACTGCTTCCAAATAACTTCTGTAGCTTATATTATGAATGAGTAGACGCTTTAACTTATAAAGACAGCTTAGGTTGGATAAAGTCGATAAACGCAGAAATACGTTTTGCTACTGAAGAAGACTGATAGAACACCGCGTTGATCTGTTCTCTGCCAGTATGAGACAATTTTTCAGGTTCCAATAATGCGACTAAACGCCCCTCTTCAATATCTTTTTTCACCATAAAGCCCGACAAACAGGCAATTCCGTTCCCCGCTAACGTCAGTTTCCGAACTGTTTCACCATTACTTGCGGTAAAGGTCGGTTCTAATGTTTTAAAACCTTTTAGCGGCCAATGGTTTAATATTTTGGGGCCAGAAAACCCAATCGTTTCATGAGTAAAAAGGTCGCTTGTCTGCTTGGGAATACCTCGCCGAGATAAATAATCAGAACGGGTCAGCATTCACTTATCCCCTACATAGTAACCTACTCGCTTGGCAAGCTCCAGGCTACGATACGTTAATTATCGCGCGTGGTTTAAACATCGCCGCCTTTAACGTGGGTATTGCACTTGGCTCTTGGGGTGGTGGTCTTATCGTTGCCGAAGCAGGCTTAATGCACACTCCTTGGGTAGGCGCAGTCATTGTGCTCGTTGCTCTTGTATTAACCCGTTTGAGTGGCAAGCTAGATAAGAAAGCACTACGTGATGAAAACATCGAACACAACCGCTCTACACCAAGAACACCGTGATGATCTTGATGGCACTTAAATTGATGTGCTCATTAAGCCTTTATGAAGTGTGGGAGTAAAAAGAGAGGAAGATTCAGTCTTCCTCTTATTAACACTCAGTATTATTGAGCAACATTTTGAGTAAATTTCAGAATAATAAATTCAGCAGGACGAGCCGCTGCCATTCCCACTTTAACAATCATTTTTCCTTGCTTGATATCAGCCTGATCCATGGTGATATTTTTACCCACTTGAACAAAGAATGCGTCCTCTGGTGTTGTTCCCATCAACGCGCCATTACCCCATAGTCTGGTGAGGTAGTTAGTGACAGAAGTACGTACGGCGTCCCACGTTCGTTGACTGTTAGGCTCAAACATCACAACTTTGATCGCATCTTTAATGTCTTTTTCTACGCTGTTAAACAGACGGCGCACTGGTACATAACGGTACTGTTCTGAACCTTTTAGCGTGCGCGCGCCCCAAATAATCGACGGACCGTTATTGAATCGGCGGATCATATTCAGAGCCTCGCTATCTTCCTTGATAAAAGCGCTTTCCACTATATCAGAGACTTTATACTTAGGAATAACTCCAACTAAAGCAATATTAGCAGGCGCTTTCCATACCCCCACTTTACGGTCATTTTTACAATATGCACCGGCGATAGCCGCACTCGGTGGAATATCATCGACAGTCCAATCCGCAGTTAACCAAGGATAATACGCCGCAGCATATTGAGAGCCCCCCATATTATGCCAACCATCTATCCCTTCTGTTAATTTGTAGCGGGTATCGATCTCTGACTTCGGACCATCTAGGATCGCAAACAGGTTGTTACCTTGCGCAAGAATGTTTGCAGCGGCAGCCAGGTTCTGACCGGCAGCAACCAATAAAGTAATATCATCATGCTTTAGCACTTCTGTTACTAACTGGTCTGTTTGGATCAAGTAGCAATAACCGCCGCCGTTGTCAAAATAGGTACGCATGCAGTTATTGAGCTGATTCATCCCCTTATCTTTCGTGATTGTTTTTTGGCTTTCAATATCGTGACTTAAACGCCGATTTGTCAGCAGTTTTTGATAGTCCATATAGTTATCGATACGTTTAGCCTTATCAATACCCAATAAAGTTTGTGCTTCAACGTCAATAGCAAAAGCTGGTACCGCTGTATTGTAGTGTGATACTGATGGGCTCAGTTGGTTCTGTTCTTTAATGTAAACACCTGGATATGTCGTTGTCATGATAAACCTTTACAATTAGTGAGCAATATAAGTAATGCGGTCCGCAATCAGGGCAATTTCCTGTACGACAATGTCATTACTTGTGGCATCAAAAGAAGGGGCTGTTAGACTCGTAGGGAAAGCGTTAAAGACACTCCAAGAAGCCAGCAGTTCACCACCCGTTTCGTCAGTCAAGCTGATCAATAGGTCACGCTTATCAACCGCATGAAGTGAAATAGTGCTCAACCATTCAAACAGGGTGTTTTTACCTTTGAATCGACCTTTAGATAGAGTGATATTAGCCTCTTTGAACTGACCTGGCATGCGGAATATGCCTCCAGTGCCATCTTTGTACTCCATTGTTTCGTATTTAATATCTAAACCGGCTACGGTGTTCGCCATAATGCCTCCTTAAATTAGTCAGGGTTACGGGATTAAAAAAATATTGTGAGGGCGAAGTCTATAAGGCTAAAGCAAGCTGCTTTTAGCAGCGAAATCTAATCCGTTAGAGCTAGAGATTAGCAAAGTCGATGATGATTATGATATTATTACGCTTTATTTTTCGATGCTCATCACACATGGCTTGCTTTTTATCGCGAACACAGCATGTCTTTCATAATCATGACTTTATCGAATTATACAATGTAGTAGTTCATTGAGTGAAACATGCAACACTTAGTGGCAAGCGATTGTACTTTAAGATTAAAAAACATATAAGGCAGTTTACATTTAAAATTAATAATAACAGTGATTTACCGAGTTACATGTAGAAAGGTCTAGTTAATAATGATAAAGAATAATAAGCCAGTTAGAATAACTCTCGCACATATAAATGACACGCACTCCTACTTCGAACCTCAGTCACTGCAGTTACAGCTTAACATTGAGGGAAAAAGTATATCGCCTTATGTAAGTAATGGCGGGTTTTCCCGTATAGCGACCAGAGCTAAACAACTTAAAGCGGCTGCCCTGCAAAATAATCGAGATTTTATATTTGTACATGCTGGAGATTGCTTCCAGGGGACGCTCTATTTTTCGCTGTTTAAAGGTAAGGCCAACTCAGATATGCTCAATGCACTGGGTATTGATGTGATGACAATTGGTAATCATGAGCTAGATATGGGTAATGAACCTGTGGCTGCATTTTTAGATCGTATTCAGTTTCCACTGTTAGCTGGTAACTGGGACCTTTCTAACGAAATAAAAACGAAGTCTCATCATTTAAGCGGCCGTTCAAACTTATTCTCTTATCAGGTAGATCAGCAGACTGCACGCTGGATGACTCGTGTTGTAGATGGCGAGCCCGTAGCAATATTCGGGGTATCATTGGATAAGATGGCCGATATCGCGAATGTAGATCCGGACACACCATTTATTAATGCCTTTGAAACAGCCAAAAATACCGTTCGAGCTATCCGAAAGTCAGGTATTAATAAGATAATATTAGTGAGTCATCTTGGTTTTGATGGTGATTGTGAATTAGCGAAAGAAGTAGATGGTATCAGCTTGATTGTTGGCGGTCATAGCCACACACTTCTCGGCGATTTCAGTGACCTAGGGCTGAAAAAAGAATCTGAATACGGACATCAGGTTAATGGTACTTATATTGTTCAGGCTGGACTTCATTCACAGGCTCTTGGTCACTGTGAGATCGATTTCGCAGCCGATGGTTCGGTTAGCACTTTCAAAGGCAAAAATGAGCTGCTTATTGGTCGCCGACTTTGTCTTGATGCAAGCCTGTTAACAACCAATGATGATGACATCCATGCAAAGGCGAGCCTCTACCTCACTCAACATGAAAATGTGGTTGTATGTAAAAAAGATGCGATACTACAAAGCTTGCTACAAGATAAATATATCCCTAGAGTACGTAAGCTACAAAATACCGTGATTGCTAAGTTAGCAGAGGATATGCGACATGTCCGCATTCCTGATCAGAAGGGAGGCAGTGTTATTGCCCCGCTAGTAGCCGAATCGTTTGCTCATATGATGAATAAAAATGGTCATCGAGTCGACTTTTCAATTCATAATGCTGGCGGTGTGAGAACGTCTTTACATCGGGGTAATATTTCAATTGGTGATATTGCAGGTAAGCTACTTCCCTTTGCCGTTCCCATTGGTGTTTATCGCATCAAAGGCAAATATATAGCACAGGCACTAGAGGGTGCAATAAACAACGCCACCAATAATGGCGTTCTTGGCTCTGGCTCGGGAAGCTACCCTTATACCTATAACCTGAATTTTAGCTATTATGCCGAACGCCCCCTTGGTGAGCGAATTGCTAAACTTACTATTTATACGGAAGAAGATGGTTGGAACGATATCGATCATGAAATGACTTATTACGGAACCTCTTCCGCTTATACCATGAAAGGTAAAGAAGGTTATGAAGCACTAACCATGATGGAAGGTGATGGGATTGTTACTCAATATTCGATGGCAGATTGCTTCATTGATTTTATCCAAACAAACTATAAATCGACTTCACGTGAGCAGTTGTGGTATGGAACCAATGTGAGCATATAATTGATGGTTCTACCTCCTAGCCATACTTGGACATAACCATCACCTACTGTATGCGCAACGCCGAGGGAGCAGTTAAAACCTGCAAACAAATGCAGGCTTTAACTGCGTAACATCGTTATTAAAATACGCAATAGGTCAATTATTAACACAAACCAGAGATTTATCAGTGCCTAGTTTATCATTTATAGAATGCAGACTCGCTAACATTGCATCGTCATTAAACTCTAATTTCCATATAGTATTATTCGATGGTTCATCTCTCGATAAAAATACGCGTTCCTGTAAAAGATTCAATTTATCATTCTTTTTTAAATCGCTCCAAAGACGTTGATATTCATCTTTCGTTGCAAGTAACCCATCCATATTTGTACAAAGATTTCGGATCTGCCTACCATCATAATCTTTATTAAGTAACTCTTTATCATCGAGAATACCATAGTCATTGCCTTCGATATTATAGGTAACAACAGGCACTAATTCACTCGGAGAGAGTTTAATGGTCGATAAATATTTTGTGTCGGTATTATGGGTACGAATATATGTCGTTGCGGTGGGTAATGTATCAAAATGCAACACTAAGGTATTATCAACAGGCTTGTCTTTACGATCGAGTTTATAAGCAATACTACCGCTATTAAGTGATAATCCCAGCATCGTAAGTGAAACCTGTTCATATTCCTTTTCATCAGGTAAATAATAAAATGCCAATGTCATTTCATTTTTTGCGTTAAGCTCCGTTGTCACAAATACAGACGGTACGTTTACTTCACCGATCGTTGTTCTATCTATTTCTGAAAAATTTTCAGTAATAAAGACTTGGCTATACGGAACACCTAACCCATAAGTCATTGCTGAATCATGGGAAAAACCAAATGCATGATTTGTTTCATGAAAGAACGTATTATAGGTTCTTTGATGATAGGGTCTATAACTCCCAGAACCTTTTGTAATATAACCTTCGTAAACAGCCGCTTTACCTGAGGTGTTCGCTGCTTTTTTATTATTAGTCCAAGGTCTATCACCACCACCCCTGCCAGCTGAAAAATAATTGCCCGCCAATACCCGTATGTTAAACGTATGACCCTCAGCGCCTAATGAAAGCATATTACGTGATGCATATGACAAGGGTTGAGTACCATACTTTTTACACTCCTTAAAAAACGGGCAATATGTATTAATTATTCTTGTTATAAATGGGGGAAATGCAACGGTATTCAATGCATTGTGCAACATCACTATGTGTGTATTATATATTGTTTTTTGTTTTGGATTAGGTGGCAGGTAACAATATCTTGGTACCCTATCACAAGACTTATCCTTGGGTGGAAAGATGACTTGAGGTAAAAATAGCTTCATCTGGTCATTATGACTAATATTGCTGAGTGCTAACCCTGGTAGTTCAAATATAACCGAGCTAAAGGGTTTAACAACGGTATCAAATCTTAATAACGCAACGTTATCATTCGTTATACCATCATTATAATTTACTGTGATCTGACTCACTTTCTGTGGTGTTGCATTCTTAAAGACATATTCATCGTCAGCGATAGAAAATGTCATATTATCAAGTCTGTACTCTTTAACTTGATCTGGGTCCTCCACTGATTCACTCTGAACAACAGCGGATAATAATGTTAATCCTTTAGGTTTTACCGAAAAAAGCGAAGATACTTCTTTTTTATCGCTGAAATTAAAGTGATGAGTTGTGCTTGTGACTATATCGACAGCAGGCGGTATATGACTAGTTGCAATAGTCGGTATGTAACTAGCTGCAACAGCGACAGTTGAAAATAAAATAGTGAAAGCTAAAACTGTAAAGCCTTTATTAAATGCAGATATTAGTAGCGTAAATATAGTTCGCACCGGATCCTCCAAGCATTATATGTTGTGACAAAGTAACTGATGTTGATAGTCATCAGTGTTAATGAGATGTTATTTAATTTGAATGCTATCGCATTTATTGAATATTTTTTTAGATATTGATCACAAAATGCGCGGCATTAAAGCTCACATGTTACACGCCTGCCTTTATTTTGTTGCCAAGGTGACCTGTTAAGTTACTTTGGGGACGGATGTGTCATCGGGTTTCATTGGTTTAATATGTTGATATTAAACCAATATCGATGCATTTAACTAAATTGAATGATAGGTATGTTTTAGGTTAATTAGTCTCAGTCGGTTTAAGTCATTAACCCATTATTTTCATAATTGATAATGTTAAGCGATGGTTTTCTGGTCTTATCGGCTTTGTTGTAACAAGAATAGAGGGCGAATGGATATCTGGATATAGGATGATGTCTTCACATATTCGCAGGAGATGTGCGTATATTTATGATGGTACAGGCACTTGAAGTAAATATTATTACCTAGAAGCCTTAATTATTGTATATTAACGCACTATTCAACCGTTACCACTGATATTGATTACTTTCTGGAGACGCTCTAAACAATGAAAAGAAGTATACTTAGTAAAGGCTTCACTTTAATTGAGCTAGTTATTGTTATCGTTATTCTTGGAATACTGGCCGCTACAGCGTTGCCAAAATTTGTATCGTTTTCTAAAGATGCACCACCAATTTATGAAATTATAGATGATGATTGCTAAGACAAATGATGACAAAATAAGGCCTCTAAACCAAAAATCGACTTAGCAGCTTAGTGCTATTGGACTTACCCGTTGTTTTAAACTGGTAGTATTCAGCTATTATATCTGAGAAGTGTTTCGACCAACCTCTTAAACTATCCTTAAAATCATTTATATTCTCGAATGAATGCCCCCCTTTTTCCTGTGTAAGCATAGTCAATTCATGAACTAAAATATCACTTGTGGCATATGAATAACTATATTCTATGCCACTACCATCGGAAATTAAGATATTATTTTTAAACTGATCAGGCGCATATTTATGATCGAGGCGAACATACTGAGCATTAGAGCCATACGTTTTGAATTGAACTCTCCCTACGAAACTCCTGTTGTCAGAAAATTTAACACATCTTAGTTAGGCCATTATTTATTAAATATGAAAGGTTTTAATAAACATACACATAAATAAGTTGGATTAATTAATGCATCTATGAAAGTACCAGTTAAAAAATGGCAACTTTATATTAAGGAGAACGATAGTGACAAAACCAATAACCTTAAGGGAAACAACAGTGATGAAACTATTTTATAAATCTATAAATATTCATGCTTTAATCTTTATGTGTCTGATTTTTTTTACCAACATGTCTCACGCATTATTAATTGATAGAGGAAATGGCCTAGTATATGACGATGTTCAAGACATTACTTGGTTACAAGATGCTAACTACTCACAAACTAGTGGTTATGATGCTGATGGCCTGATGACATGGGCAGAGGCAAATACATGGGCAACAGGGTTAGTATTTCAAGGTACAAATGACTGGCGTCTATTTACTCGTGATTTATTTGATCCTAATTGTGATTATACCGATCCCAGTAATGGCCATACTTCAGGTGATGGCTGTACGGGAAGTGAGCTAGGTTACTTGTATTACAATTATTTTGGTTTGGATGCTGAAGACGGCTTGGACCCTTCGGCAACAGATGCGGCAGGCGTCGCCAATATGAACATGTTTATCAACATGCAAAACTATAACTATTGGGATGGTACTTTACCAAAATCAAGCCCAACGGAATATTGGGATTTTAGTTTGCGATGGGGTGATATTGTTAGTGACTATGAATGGAATGACAATTATGCTTGGGCAGTTACTGATGGGGATGTTGGTTTAACAGTATCAGCGCCAGCAACAGGTCTGTTACTTATATCGAGCTTATTACTCATTTTATGGTACAAAAAAAATAAACGCTTATTGGTCAGTAAAATGAAATTCTGATCACATGCCTACGACTTGCAAAGCCTATACAGCCCCAGCAAGTCGTTTTATAATTGATGTAGGCCTTACATCTACTGTAGCACTACTGCATAAGTGCCACCGTAGATGATATAAGCACCCTATACTTTTTCTGATTACTTTCAGAGTACTTACCGCTGATTACGTTAAATCTATCTTACGTTTAACCACATAATCGAAAGTAAAACGACCTCCGCTGAAGATAACAACTTGCAGCAATAGAGTTCCCCATAATACATGCTGAGCGTAAGCTGCAGCGGCAATATCTTCTAAGCTAATAACGGCCACAATATTAACGAAAAATAACCCCAATGCAGAGAAGCGACTTGCTAATCCAGCCATCAATAACAAGGGTAAAATAATCTCAGCAGCAGTCCCTAAATAGGCAGCCAGTTCATAAGGTAATAATGGTACGTGATATTCCTCTTCAAATAGGAATAACGTACTGTCCCAGTTGTTTAGTTTTGTTAGTCCGGATGAGAAGAAAGCCCAACCGACATAGAAACGCGCTGCTAATAATGCAACAGGCTCCAACGCACTTACTTTTTCAACAATACGTCGATACATTTTATTTGCTGATAACAGCAATGAATTTGAAGTATCCATGGTTAACTCTCTTTAAAATAATGAATTAAATTATGTTCTATAGCGCTAATCAGCCAGGTTTGAAATGAAAAATCACTATCATTGGTAACAGTATCAAGCGACTGAGCGAGCGAATTCCCCGACATTAAAGATAAAGTGAAGCGCCCTTCACTCTCTGTTAACTTGGTTACTTGGGGTTTAAATTCAGGTCGGTAAACCATGAATGTATGCTCCACCAGCACTGACGATAAGGCCTGCTTAGCACGACTAAACGAAATGTCCCGTTGCGCTTTCTCATCATGGTTATGTGCGTCAAAAATGTCAGCTACTGGATAGCTTGTGCTCAGCAATTTCACATTGTTGTTAAATGTAATAAAGACATGTTCGGGTTCGCAATTAACCAGTAATTGTAATGACGCTTGATCTAACGTTTGATCCAGACCATGTAACGTACAATGAACATGCCAATCCAAAGCCGTGCAACTAGCCAGATACGGATAATCCACACCAATTTCAGTTGTTGCGATAAAGTCAGAAAAGTCATGCCCCCATTGCCCCCAATCACCTTGAACTGGTGGCGATGATTTTAGAAACTTCTGGACCAGGAAGGTACTAATATCACAATCAAGTAATTCAAAAACTGTAGGAAAAGTTATCCTTAATGCGCGTTCAGCATTGGCCAACAAATTACGACGATAAATACTGATACCTTGAGCGCTAAACCCATGTAGATCTGCGCCTGATTCTGCATCACTCCAAATAGCATCTAATAGACGCTGCTGCTCATTGATAGAAATATCATTCATCGCTATCTCCCAATACGGTATTAGCTATAGCACGTGCTTTTTGTGCTTCAGAAATTAACACTGACCACTCTGGTAAATCTGAATCCCATTCAACCAGTGTTGGCACAGCACCAAAGCGTGCTAATGCTTGACGATACCCTTGCCAAACTTCATCAGAAACAGGTCGCGCATGATCATCAATAACCATTTGACCATCAGGAACCGTACTACAACCCGCGAGATGTATTTGCGCGACACTATTTACTGGTAAGATATTTATATAATCATTGACCGATTCCTGAATATTTCCACCTTCAAAATTCAAGCTATTCACCGCAATATTATTAATATCGAGCAGTATTTTAGCGCCTGTCTGTTTACACAGTTGCGTTAGAAATTCAGCTTCAGAAAGATAACTTTCATCAAATTTCACATAAGCTGACACATTTTCAATAATTAGCTCACGTCCTAGGTACGATTGCACTTTATCTATTTGCTCGCACATTCGATTTAAATTATGACGCGTATGCGCTATCGGTAATAAGTCACCGCTGTGTATCACTTGCCCATGCATTTGATTTTGTAATAGTCCCCACGTAAAACAAGCATGTTCAGACATTAGAAATGGATCGATGGTTTGCGTTAATTGCTTTAAACGCGTTAAATAACTCGTAGGTATATCCTGTAACGAGCCAAGACCCATAGACGTTGAATGCAAACTAACCGGATAGGCCTCTCTTACTTGATTAAGGACAGATAAAGCAGCGCCACCTTGTCCAAAGAAGTTCTCTGAATGCACTTCGACAAAGTCAACTTGCTTAGCCGAAGTTAATATGTCGGTAAAATGTGGGTGCCTTAATCCAACGCCCACTAATATATCCTTGTTGTTTGCCAACATCTCTTTACTATTTACCGACATACACATTCTCCTCAATCTTATTTAGATGCTAAATATAACTGCTTGGCTTCCTTCTTAGACAATCCCCCCAATTCTGAGCAGGTACCTTTTGTGACTAATTTCCACTCACCTTTGTCATAACTCAGGCTTGATTGCCCTGCACACGAATGTGTACCGGCTAAGTTCGCGCAATCGTTTTGACCCGCTTTCGCTACGCCGTAACATTTTTCTTTTTTACTTGCTGCTTCTGCAGAGGCTATAACACCTGTAGACATCACAGCAGCTAATGCAGCACTTGCTATTAATTTATTATTCATAATGGTTCCTATATCGTTAAAGCGTCATTAGTGCGTTCCAAGGATTTAATATTAGTCGTACACTTTTTCGATTTGATCTTCAGTTAATCCTTTAATATCAATCCAGTTAACTTGCGCTGTTTCGATATAACCAGGAATATCAGTGTTCCATTTTTTCTGAACAGCCTTGTTGTAATTCAGGTACAATTTATCGCCACGAATATGCCAAGCAGTTGGATCGGTATCTAATTTTTTATTCAATGCCACACCCATCGCGCAAAAACCACCATATTGTGGTGCATATTTACTTGGATCTGCTTTGAATAAATCGCGGTTACTGGCAGATGAAAACTGATAAATGGCGCCATTGTAAGCGGCCGTGAAATTGTTCGACCCTTTAGTTGGCGTACCTTTTGTAAAGTAAGAAACAGTATCGTAACCACTGATTGCGATATCATTACTGTTCGCATTTACTTCAATGTTTGCAGCAAAAGTTAAGCTACTAGCGACAAGTGCTGTCGTCATGAATGTTGATTTTACAAATGTTGAAAACTTCATAGTATTCTCCGTATTTTATGAAAATTTTATGTTAACCAGCTAACCAGTTACGCAATCGAAGGTTGTTTTCCTTGGTTGTAAATATAGTGCTTTCAATCATTCAAAAGGGATGAGATAGTCCTAACATTAAACCCAATCGTCCAAAAAAGTCCTATATGAGGTAATAATGGATCCGTTATCAGTCATTCTTCAAC
This Moritella sp. 5 DNA region includes the following protein-coding sequences:
- a CDS encoding bifunctional 2-polyprenyl-6-hydroxyphenol methylase/3-demethylubiquinol 3-O-methyltransferase UbiG, which produces MNNSLRETYNSFADTYDVNRGAFDISDILNSFYSNLASKSGKLLDLGCGAGEPVASYFIDNDWQVTGVDFSERMLELASKYAPKMKAVRSDISDVKFKSNEFDAVTATYSLFHIPSELHVDLFSEIFKWLKPKGKLLFTYATKEATGVEEFSGYIKFMDTEFYYSHKKPAELFCDLQRIGFTIEAQEYHTICNETLLWITAQKPDNK
- a CDS encoding helix-turn-helix domain-containing protein; the encoded protein is MKSSLEFKLIQPKGLLSPYIQGIWSASVHGPEACDHWLHGDACSGIIFNLGSTIKLGDNIFPTGVIVLPVSKFAQKISLPPRSKLVGMRFHPAIGAGVLGKRYDEPKIVTTDNKMTLALQDLRESLASNHGHFACITTLYRWLIDRLDLSCPIPIELAHALKAIEQSQTPTQFCNDITISQRQIERQFQKWLGLTPKHYQRILRVKSVINVLREIPDSGLADLALSHGFSDQSHMTRECKKIAKITPKVFTKRVRLQMESLTHLFQK
- a CDS encoding carboxymuconolactone decarboxylase family protein: MNYRINYYAVSPKLMTILLRQERCLQQQFSLSSTLSIAIWELVKLRVSQINQCAFCIDMHSKDALKQGESAERLIGLSAWQDTLLYTESEQSALHWAECITSGQPVSDQLYQRTLDIFGEQGLVDLTLAVNAINSWNRIAKAFKPEVGFSS
- a CDS encoding phage tail sheath family protein — translated: MTTTYPGVYIKEQNQLSPSVSHYNTAVPAFAIDVEAQTLLGIDKAKRIDNYMDYQKLLTNRRLSHDIESQKTITKDKGMNQLNNCMRTYFDNGGGYCYLIQTDQLVTEVLKHDDITLLVAAGQNLAAAANILAQGNNLFAILDGPKSEIDTRYKLTEGIDGWHNMGGSQYAAAYYPWLTADWTVDDIPPSAAIAGAYCKNDRKVGVWKAPANIALVGVIPKYKVSDIVESAFIKEDSEALNMIRRFNNGPSIIWGARTLKGSEQYRYVPVRRLFNSVEKDIKDAIKVVMFEPNSQRTWDAVRTSVTNYLTRLWGNGALMGTTPEDAFFVQVGKNITMDQADIKQGKMIVKVGMAAARPAEFIILKFTQNVAQ
- a CDS encoding phage tail protein translates to MANTVAGLDIKYETMEYKDGTGGIFRMPGQFKEANITLSKGRFKGKNTLFEWLSTISLHAVDKRDLLISLTDETGGELLASWSVFNAFPTSLTAPSFDATSNDIVVQEIALIADRITYIAH
- a CDS encoding bifunctional UDP-sugar hydrolase/5'-nucleotidase; protein product: MIKNNKPVRITLAHINDTHSYFEPQSLQLQLNIEGKSISPYVSNGGFSRIATRAKQLKAAALQNNRDFIFVHAGDCFQGTLYFSLFKGKANSDMLNALGIDVMTIGNHELDMGNEPVAAFLDRIQFPLLAGNWDLSNEIKTKSHHLSGRSNLFSYQVDQQTARWMTRVVDGEPVAIFGVSLDKMADIANVDPDTPFINAFETAKNTVRAIRKSGINKIILVSHLGFDGDCELAKEVDGISLIVGGHSHTLLGDFSDLGLKKESEYGHQVNGTYIVQAGLHSQALGHCEIDFAADGSVSTFKGKNELLIGRRLCLDASLLTTNDDDIHAKASLYLTQHENVVVCKKDAILQSLLQDKYIPRVRKLQNTVIAKLAEDMRHVRIPDQKGGSVIAPLVAESFAHMMNKNGHRVDFSIHNAGGVRTSLHRGNISIGDIAGKLLPFAVPIGVYRIKGKYIAQALEGAINNATNNGVLGSGSGSYPYTYNLNFSYYAERPLGERIAKLTIYTEEDGWNDIDHEMTYYGTSSAYTMKGKEGYEALTMMEGDGIVTQYSMADCFIDFIQTNYKSTSREQLWYGTNVSI